The DNA segment GAAAAGACGTGCGATACGATCGCCACGGGTTGCGAGACGTCTTTCGCAATCCCCGCCATCTCCGCGCCGAACACGAAACCCGCGTGGAACGTGACGATAAATCGCCCGCCACAGCCGGGCGCGGCATTGCGTTCATGCGCATCTCGCGGAATCGGACGGTCGAATCCTTCGATTTGTCTGCCCCGCTTTGCAAGCCTCTACGTTGGTGTAATATGCTCCGCCGAATGCGCCGTTTTGCCCTATCGCCGTGGCTTTCGGGAGCCGCCGTGCTTGTCGCCGCGCTCGCGCTCGCGTTTCCCGCGCACGCGCGCAAGACGGAGGCGCGCTGCGGCCTGTCCGCCGGCGCCGTCGCCGGTCCGACCTTCGCGACCGACAACGAGCTGCACGACGAGTTTCCTTACTTCCTGCACATCGAACTGAACGCGAAATATTACGTCCTGTGGAACTTCTCGATCTCCGGCGATCTCGGATACGAATACGGAGAGGGCGCGCCCAAGCGTTTTTTCCACGAGGGCGAGCTTGTCGAACTCGACGGCACCGGCCAGAGCTTCTGGCGCGCGATGCCCTACTGGGCGACGCTGCGCGTCGAACCCTTCCGCAAGTACCCCTTCAACCCCTACCTCGGCGCCGCCGCCGGCGGCAAATACCTCGTCATCGAACGCAAGGGCCACGAACGCACCATCCCGCTTTCGAATTCCGGCGACGACTGGCTTGTCGGCTACATGGGCGTCGCCGGCTTCGACTGGATGATCAACAAATTCTTCTTCTTCCGCCTGGAAGGCCGCTACTCGTCCATCGGCGGCGCGAACGAGGAATTCTTCCGGGCGGACGACTACGGCACTTACGACGGGCTGGCGGGGATTAATGTTTATTTTTGAGGAAATAGGAAACAGGAAATAGAAAATAGAGCCGAGGAGCCGCCGTGGGCGATTCGTTGCATTACCGCAAGACGACGATTTGGCAAAAAGCGATGGACGTGGCGCGCGCCGTTTATGGCGTCGTTCCGAATCTGCCGCGCGAAGAACTTTTCGGCATGAGGTCGCAGGTCACGCGGGCCGCAGTATCGATACCGGCAAACATCGCCGAGGGTTGGTCGCGGGAAACGAAAGCCGAAAAAGCCCATTTTCTGGCGATTGCCCAAGGATCGTTGGCGGAAACCGAAACGCTTGTCACGTTGTGCGAAGACCTGGATTGGTTTCCGCGCGCGGAAACGGAAGCGCTTCGCGGACGCATGGCGGAAGTTGGACGCATGTTGACGGCGATGCGCCGAAAACTGCGCGAGAGTCGGAACGAAAAAAAGAAGTGAGACCGTACGGTTTCTCTCCCGCGCAATCTCACTTGCGTTTCCTATTTCCTATTTCCTATCTCCTATTTCCTATCTCTTATCTCCTACTTCTTCAAATATTTCCCCGGCTCCTTCTCGAACTTCTCCTTGCACGCCGCGGAGCAGAAGTAATAGTCATCGCCCTCGTGCGTCGCGTGGTGCGCGTCGTCGTTGACGGTGACCATCATGCCGCACACGGGATCCTTGACCTTTTCGCCCGCCGCGGCGGCTTTTTCGGCCTCGGCGCTTTCCTCGGCGATCGCGGCTCCGACGACGGAAAGCGCGAAAAGCGCGGCCACGAGAATGACGATCGTTCGACGCATGAAGTCCTCCTTTTGAACCTGGCGTTGCCGGGCGCACGGCGCGCCCGTTTCCCATGACGCGATTTGGTACGCGTCGCCCGCGCGAATCGTTCCACATCTCGCGCAAAAGAAAAACCCCGGCCGCGGGGCCGAGGTTCAAAGTCTCGATGGATTGGGGCCTAGCGTTGGCTATCCCAATAATACGTCGCGCCGATCGGGGTGCGTACAAACGACGACGCATCCTGCCGGAACGTCTCGGCGCATTCGTCGGAGCTGAAATAGAAGTACTTGCCGTCGTACATCAGGCTCGGCGTGTCCTTTCGGATGATCACGGCTGTCCGGCATGCCGGATCCCACGCGCGCCCCTTTTCGAGCGCGACATCGGTGCCGGGGCTCGCTTCGGAGCTGACGATATCGCCGTCAACCGCGCCGGCCGGGCCGGCGGAAGCGAACAGGATCAACGCGGCCGCGACAAAAAACATCATTGACGCTTTCAACATGGGTCGCTCCTTGGTGGGGACGGCCCGCCCGATCGATCCGTCGCGCGATTCGGATCGGCGGCCAGGGCCATCCGTGCCGAGCGCAAACCCCGGCCTTGCGGCCGAGGTTCGATAGTCGCTCGGTGGTTGCGATTTTCGCTGGTCGCCGGGATCAATATTCCTCGGCTTCCTCTTCGGCTTCAGGCTCCTCGCCGATCAGCGAGCGCTCCTGCATTTCGGGTTCGCCCTTCAGGAACTGTCCCGGATTCTTCAGGAACTTGTCCTGGCATGACTGGGAGCCGAAGTAGTAGTGCTGGTCGTCGTATTCGACGTGCAGCGTGCCTTCCTCACCGACCGTCACGAATTGCGAACAGCCGGGATCCCAGGCGCGCTGCCCCTCGGCCAATTCCTTATCCGTGCCGGGGCTTCCCTTCGAACTCAGCGTGTCGCCCGCGGCAAACGCGACGCCGGCCGAAAGCAGAAGGACCAGCGCAACGATCAGGTATCCATGAATCGATTTTTCCAACATCATTTTCTCCTTCAAAATATTGCTGGCGCCTCGACGCTTCGCGAAAAAGCGCAAGCGCGGGCGCGCGGCATCAGGCGCCCTCACTTGGGCATTGATGCGGCGCCGGCGGCGCTACCCTTTTTCATTTCCTTGAACTTCGACTTGTTGGCGTCGTTCTGGAAATAGCAGTGACGGCCGTCCTTCTCGAAGTGCGGCGTGTTTTCCGTGATTTCGAATTCCTGGCCCGTCACCGGGTCCTTGGCCATGAGTCCCACCTCACGCTCGGCGTCGTGGCAGGCCTCCATCGCGGCGGCGGCTCCCGTTTTGTACGCCTTGTCGTCACCGCCCTTGGCAAAAGCCGTTCCCGAGACGGCGAACATGGCGACAAACAATAACACCATCATTCTTTTCATCTCTTCGACCTCCTCGATTTTCTTCGAAAAACTTGATTTTCCCGCTTAAAATAACTGCAAGGCGGGCTTGCTGGTGCCCCTTAGAGTATAGGGCGGCGCCGCGCGGTCTAGTCGCGATTGCGCGTTGTGTGGCTCCATTCACACGACTTTTCGATTGCCGTTTCCGTGCGCGTAAGTCTTGCAACGAAAGTCTCCATTCGCGACGCAAAAAAACGGGCGCGAACGGGTGCTCGATGCGTTGTCGCGCGTCGATCCACCGCCTACGATGGATCGCGTGCTTTGAGAATTCGGAGGTTTTCATTGGCGATAACGCGTGTTCACGCGCTGCTTCTGATGGTCGTTCTGTCGGTGTTTGGCGTCGCGTTGCCCGGATGTTCATGCGATGACGATACCGGCTCGGACGCGGGCGGCGACACGGGCGAACTTCCCGCCATCGATGATGACGACGCGGTGGATGACGACAACGCCGACGACGACGACGGCGCGGACGACGACGCCATTGACGACGACAACGCCGACGACGATGAAGACGCGGACGACGACGCGGTGGACGACGATACCGGCGATGACGACACGGTGGACGACGACACCGGCGATGACGACACGGCAGACGACGATACCGGCGACGACGACGAATCCGCGCGCGTGCCGCTGCTGGACGAAATGGGACGCGAGATCGTCCTGCGCGGCGCGAATTACATGGGCATGGAATTCGGATGGTTCAACCACGCGCCGGAGGATTTCGAGCGCATCGCGTCCTGGGGATTCAACGTCGTCCGCCTGCCGATCGCGTGGGACTACCTCGAACCCGATCCCGGCGTGTGGGACGACACCTACCTGCCGGATGTCGTCGATCCGGCCGTCCAATACGCGTCCGACGCCGGGCTTCGCGTCATCATCGACATGCACCAATGGAACTGGTGCAAGCCGCTTGGCGGCAACGGCATCCCCGATTGGATCTGCGAGGACTTCGCCGGCGGCGCCTGGCCGTGGAACTACATGGCCGCGACGACCGACTTCTGGACGCACCCGGACTATCTGGACGACTTCGTGGAGGCGTGGAGCCGCGTCGCGGAGCACTTCGCGGATGACGACCGCGTGTTCGCGTTCGACCTTTTCAACGAACCGGTCGCCGGATGGCGCACGTTGCCGTGGACGTTCGAGAACCCGCTCCTGCGTCCGCTGTACGTGCGTTTTATCGACGCGATCCGCGCGCATCATCAAGCTGCGTACATCGTCATCGAGCCGTCGATCATCGATGGCATCGGCCTGCCGTTCGTCATGGACCCGATCGACGATCCGCGCCTCATTTTTGGCCCCCATCTCTATCCGGGCGATACCGGCACGGGCGGTTCGCGCGGATACGATTTCGGCATCGATCGCATCCGCAACCTGATGGCGAAGGTGTCCGGCGAGGCGATCGCGTTCGGCGCGCCGCTTCTGCTTGGCGAGATGGGCATCGTCTCCAAGGCGCCGGGCGCCGGCGAATACACGCGCGACGCCTCCACGGTGCTCGACGAGGCGATGGCGCATTCCACGTGGTGGGTCTTCTGGCGCGACGACAATCAGTACGGCCTGATCGACGCGAACGGCGACGACAAGGCGATCTTCCTCGATCATCTGGATCGCCCGTATCCGCGCGCGACGGCGGGGCGTCTTGTTGCGTACGGTTTCGACGAGACGACGCGCACGTTCACGGTGGAATTCAAAAACACGGACGACGCGCCGCAAACGACGATCTACATCCCCGCGCGCCATTTCCCGGATGGGTTTGATGTCGCGTCGACCGACGCCGAGGCGGCGTGGTCGTTCGCGTTCGACGCGGACACGCGCCTTGTGACCGTCGACGCGGATCCGCTTTTGCAAACGCACACGATCACCGTTACGCCGCTACCCGCGAGCGCATCGAAATGACGCGCCGCCGGCGCGCGGGCATGCCCTGGGAGCGCAAGCATCTCACCTGCTTCGTCCTTTTCGCCGCGCTCCTTTTTCCCGCGGCCGCGTGCGGTCAGGAGGCCGATCCGGGCGATCCTCCCGCCACGGCCGAGACTTTCGACGACTCGCCGGAC comes from the bacterium genome and includes:
- a CDS encoding outer membrane beta-barrel protein — encoded protein: MRRFALSPWLSGAAVLVAALALAFPAHARKTEARCGLSAGAVAGPTFATDNELHDEFPYFLHIELNAKYYVLWNFSISGDLGYEYGEGAPKRFFHEGELVELDGTGQSFWRAMPYWATLRVEPFRKYPFNPYLGAAAGGKYLVIERKGHERTIPLSNSGDDWLVGYMGVAGFDWMINKFFFFRLEGRYSSIGGANEEFFRADDYGTYDGLAGINVYF
- a CDS encoding four helix bundle protein, translating into MGDSLHYRKTTIWQKAMDVARAVYGVVPNLPREELFGMRSQVTRAAVSIPANIAEGWSRETKAEKAHFLAIAQGSLAETETLVTLCEDLDWFPRAETEALRGRMAEVGRMLTAMRRKLRESRNEKKK
- a CDS encoding YHS domain-containing protein; translated protein: MRRTIVILVAALFALSVVGAAIAEESAEAEKAAAAGEKVKDPVCGMMVTVNDDAHHATHEGDDYYFCSAACKEKFEKEPGKYLKK
- a CDS encoding YHS domain-containing protein codes for the protein MLKASMMFFVAAALILFASAGPAGAVDGDIVSSEASPGTDVALEKGRAWDPACRTAVIIRKDTPSLMYDGKYFYFSSDECAETFRQDASSFVRTPIGATYYWDSQR
- a CDS encoding YHS domain-containing protein, which encodes MLEKSIHGYLIVALVLLLSAGVAFAAGDTLSSKGSPGTDKELAEGQRAWDPGCSQFVTVGEEGTLHVEYDDQHYYFGSQSCQDKFLKNPGQFLKGEPEMQERSLIGEEPEAEEEAEEY
- a CDS encoding cellulase family glycosylhydrolase is translated as MAITRVHALLLMVVLSVFGVALPGCSCDDDTGSDAGGDTGELPAIDDDDAVDDDNADDDDGADDDAIDDDNADDDEDADDDAVDDDTGDDDTVDDDTGDDDTADDDTGDDDESARVPLLDEMGREIVLRGANYMGMEFGWFNHAPEDFERIASWGFNVVRLPIAWDYLEPDPGVWDDTYLPDVVDPAVQYASDAGLRVIIDMHQWNWCKPLGGNGIPDWICEDFAGGAWPWNYMAATTDFWTHPDYLDDFVEAWSRVAEHFADDDRVFAFDLFNEPVAGWRTLPWTFENPLLRPLYVRFIDAIRAHHQAAYIVIEPSIIDGIGLPFVMDPIDDPRLIFGPHLYPGDTGTGGSRGYDFGIDRIRNLMAKVSGEAIAFGAPLLLGEMGIVSKAPGAGEYTRDASTVLDEAMAHSTWWVFWRDDNQYGLIDANGDDKAIFLDHLDRPYPRATAGRLVAYGFDETTRTFTVEFKNTDDAPQTTIYIPARHFPDGFDVASTDAEAAWSFAFDADTRLVTVDADPLLQTHTITVTPLPASASK